GTTATACGGGCAACCTGCCGCAGGAACTAAAGCTGGCCGAGCCGGCAGAGACCTGGAAACAACTGGCAGACACACTGGAAGAGCATTCCGGAACCATCGCAAAAGCCGACAGTGACGTTTTATTAACCGCCGCACAAACACTGAGAGACGCCGTTGAGCCCCCCAAAACCATCACCCTGATGCCTGCCAGAGTGCAGAAAACAGCGCCTTCCCATAAAAAGGTGTCTACGGCTCAGGAGGAACATCAACTGAAACTGCAACGTGAAAAAGAACAACGGGCTGAAAAAGAGCAGAAAATACTGGACGACCTTACCAGCCGGCTTCAGGACGTAATGGCTGAGCCGCAAGCCGTGATTGCTCTTTTGTCTGAGCTTAGAAAAGTGCAGGGTTCCCGCTTCCCTGAAGTGGCTGACCACTTATTGCCCAGGTTGACCAACTGTCTGCCCGTATCGGCAGACAATAATGATTTAACTGTGGCCTTTTTCAGAAATATTCAGGCCAAAGAGAGTATTGACGAGATCATCAATGAGATGCTGGAAAGCTTCCGGTTCAGGTTCGAAATCAGAGAATCCTGTCTTTTAGCCAACGACCCCAGGAGCATGACAGAAGAGAAAGAAACCCTGTTGGGGCTATTACCTGATGACCTGAAGGTGTCTGAAGCCAACCGGGAAGCCATGTGCATTTTTACGGGTGCCTTTGCACCGGATTTTCCAGAAAAACTTCAGCGCATTCTGAAATTGCCACACAATGTCGCCTTCCTGCAGCGCATTCTTCTGGAACATCCCGAGCTGACACCAGACAGCCACCATTCGCTCTATTGTTCTTACAGCCTGAATCGTGACAGGTTCGATGACCAGGACAAGTTTAGCCAGTCGAAAACGAATGAAGAGCTTCTGGACACCCTGTTTTGCGATTTATCATCCTTTACGGCCAGCGATATTGAACGCTTTCTGTTGAAGAACCCTTACCTGCGCGCTGAAGCAAAAATAAAGTACTTCATGTTATTGAGCCTGCCAGTAAAGCAGAAGCTGCTGGCAACGGTCGATGCGAAGGTTATCTGTGAGGGGTTCTGTCAAACGGCTACCAACCCGAGGCGAGTGCTGAAACGAGAAGAGTTGCAGGAAAAAGCCCGGGAAATTCTCTCGGGTGAACGCCCGAAAATCACGGACATACTCTCTGTTTACATGATTTTAAAGGGTTATAAGGACATTCAGCTCGCTGAGCAGCTGCATCCGGAAATGCAAAGGCTGTCTGATCATTATCTTCAGACGCCCCCGGAGCATTGGGACGGAAGCATCGACAGGCTCTATGCGATCGCCATAAAACACCTGCTGGCTGGTGAACAGGCAGACTCCAGCCCTCCTGTTCAGCGTTGATGGGGCGTGAAGCCTCACTCCAGCGAGGCTCAAAGAAAAGCGACAACATCCTGACAAACTCATCAAACCATGTTTCAAAATGATCAAGGATTCGTTGAAGGTGATCCAGTCCAGCTCGGAAAAGAGTTTGTGCTTTTCTCCCATGACTCTTGGTCTTGATGGGACGCTCTTCATTGACATATTCACCTGTCTTGTAGCTCCAGCAGAATGATAGCGCCACAACCGCCAGAAGCTTTGACAGCTTGTCTCTGTCCTGAACGTGTGTGTCTTCCATATTGAAGCCTCATCCCTTCAACACCTGAAACATGGTTTCGTTTTGCCATCTCTGCAAATAATCAGCAATTGCCGATGATGGGTCAGCATTACAAATGACTACCATCAGCTCTGCACCTTTCCTGGAGGCTGCAAGGTAGACCATTTGCCCCCAGACACTTCGAGGCTTTTGTATTGCCATGGTTTCACCAACGGTTAGCGGGAAGATTCTATAAACAGGTAGCTCTCTGTTCCGGTGCTTATTGGGAGCAAGCGTATTTCTGGGAATACGTATAGCCACTTCGATGGGACAGTCTGGTAGAATGAGTGTGCCCCACATAAGGCCGCACTCTACTCATGCCCATCACGCTATTCTGCTTTCACCCCCCGGCAAAGAGTATAGGTGTGATGACTTTGATTAATGCACTCCAACAGTTTTTCATTCCCTCGTTTTCTTAATGAATCCAGAGCACTGCTGCGTCTGTCCCTGCCCATTATTATTACCCAGCTGGCCACCAATGCCATGGGATTTGTTGATACCAGTATGGCCGGACAGGCCAGTGCACGCGATCTGGCTGCCATTGCGGTAGGTACCAGCCTGTGGCTACCGGCCAGTTTGCTTCTGCGCGGTATTCTGATGATGCTAACGCCTGTTATCGCCCACCACAGGGGCGCTGATAACCAGACTGGCATCTCTGTAGACTTTGGTCAGGCGCTCTGGATTGCCCTGCTTTCTGCAATGGTTCTGATCGCCTACCTGACCCAAAGTGAAAATATTCTGACCTTTATGAATGTTGATCCGGACGTGGTACCCATTGGCGTAGGCTATCTTCACGCTCTGGCAATGGGTGTACCGGGAATCGCCCTGTTCTATACCATCAACAGTTTTCTGGAAGGCATGGGCGACACCCGCGCTCCAATGGTGATGTCACTGCTGGGTCTGCTGATCAATATCCCGGTCAACTATCTTCTGATCTACGGCAAGCTGGGTTTACCCGAATTGGGCGCTGTGGGCTGTGGCTGGGCCACCGGTATTGTTTACTGGCTGATGTCTCTGATGATGATCTTCTACATCAACACCCGTCATCGCTACAAAATTTTCATGCGACCCAAGCGCATGTTACCTGACTTCAGACGTATGTCCGAGCTGTTCAGGCTGGGGCTGCCCATTGGTATCAATGTCTTTGTGACCGGCAGTATTTTTGCTGTTATTGCCCTGCTGATCGGTAAGCTGGGAGCCAGTAACATTGCGTCTGCCCAGATCGCCCTGAACTTTTCCAGTATGACGTACATGATTCCCATGAGCCTGTCGTTTGGTATTACCATTCGCGTCGGGCACGCACTGGGGCAGACCAAAATGGCTGAAGCCCGGTTGCGCTCCATCACGGGCATCCTGCTGGCAGGCATTATTGCCATGATTTCTTCCAGCGCGCTGTTACTGTTTCCCGAGCAGATCATCAGCCTTTACACCAGAGACCCTGAAATTGCACAAATGGCTGCTGCGCTTCTGGTATTCACAGCAATCTACCAGTTCAGTGATGCCATTCAGGCGGCTGCCAATGGCGCACTTCGGGGTTATAAAGACACTCGTACGCCTATGCTGCTTGCCTGTGTCGCCTACTGGGGCATTGCCCTGCCACTGGGATACACAACGGCGATGACGGATCTTGTTGTACCGGCTCTGGGGGTTCGGGGTTTCTGGGTGGGTATTGTGACAGGCCTAACGCTATCAGCCGGTTTTATGCTGATTCGTCTGATCTGGAAAATGCGCACGGTTGAGTCACAAAGCTCTATTACTTGATAAAGCCACTCCCTGTCCATGGCAGGGAGTTTCATAATTCCCATGAGGCTCCAACTAAAACTCATAGCCTGCTGTTCCAAATTCGTCAGTACACTGCTGATTTAGAAGACATTTGACGTTAGAATCGATAGTCCGGATGGAGGAGTACTATGAATCTAAACATAAAAAATAAAGTCTTCATGGTGGCCGGAGCCAGTTCTGGCCTGGGTCTCGGTATTGCTCATCAGCTGGCAGCTGAAGGGGCAAAAGTATCAATCGCCAGTCGTACACCTGACAAAATAGCACAGGCTGCATCGGCCATAAGCAGTGAAACCAGTACAGAAATCCGTGGGTATGTGTTTGATGCCCGCAAACAGGAAAGTATTCACCACTGGGTTCAGTCAACATTAAACGACTTCGGTCATATCGATGGCGTGGTCATCAATGCAGGCGGGCCAACACCCGGTTCGTTTGATGAACTGGACGACAAAGCCTGGCAGAATGCCTTCGATCTTACTCTGATGAGCGCGGTACGCCTGATCCGGGAAACTCTGCCCGCCCTGAAGGTGAACGGTGGCAGTATTCTTACACTGACCTCGTCCACCATTAAAGAGCCTGTTGATTATCTGACTCTGAGCACCGTTATGCGATCTGGTGTTGCTGGTCTGGCAAAGAGTCTGGCAGATCAGCTGGCTGAAGATAATATCCGGATTAACAACCTGATTCCCTGCAGTATCCAGACCGACCGCATGGATGCGCTTAACCAGTATATTGCTGGCCGAAGCGGCACTTCCCGGGATCAGGTTCGTGCCCGTATTGAAACAGACATTCCCATGGGACGTTACGGCTCTACGGAGGAATTTGCCAAAGCAGCTACGTTCCTGTTGTCTGACGCTGCCAGTTACATTACCGGTAGCAGTCTGGCGGTAGACGGCGGTCGTATGAAGAGCCTTTGATAGTCCTAAGAAAATCCAAGACCAGAATATAGTAGCACACACAGGGCGGAGTGCTCTACGCACTCCCAACTTCCATCCCCTCACTCAAGAGGGTGTCGCAAAACCCACTACAAGCCGGTAATCTGGATATAAAGTAGCTTTACCGGCTTCAGTATGACAACAAGACCGCAAATCAAGATTAATACAGCTCCACAGCTCGATATTTTTTCAGGTGCAGCCAGTAGTCCGGATCACAAAAAACACGATAAGCCCAAAGGATCAGGCAACAAAACAGACAAACGACGTTTTGTTGCTCCGAACCCCAACGCCATCACCCTTGGCAACTCTAACTTGAAAGAACACCTTGAGCTAACTGGTCAGAAAACACCTTTTACTGTTGCATCCCTTCTTGATGAGCAAGACTGGTCTGATTTTGAGCAAAGGTATGCCTCAGAAGGTCGCCCTCCTTATTCACCCCGTAACATGATGGGTTTGATTCTCTATGGCATTATGCAGGGCATTACCTCGCTGAGAACTCTGGAGCGACTAGCCCGTGTTGATCTTGGCTGTATGTGGGTTACCGGTGGGATTTTTCCAGACCACGCCATTATTGGTCGCTTCATCAATATGCATAGCAAGTCCATGGGCGGTGCATTTTTTGAAAGCCTGACACGAGCCGTCCTCAAAAAGACGAACTCTGATGGTAGCTGCCTGGCTGGTGATGGAACGGTCATAGAAGCCGCCTGCTCAAGCTACAACCTGATGAAGCAGGAGGCTGCACAACAGGCTCATGAAACAGCACAAAAGCAAGCTGACAACCATCCAGACTGTCCTGAAAACAAAAAGAAACTGGAGATGGCCAGCAGTACTCTCGAAGCAGTTATTGAACGCAACGAGAAGCGAAAAAAGAATGGTAAATCAGGAAGTGCTGTCGTTAGCCCTACAGAGCCTGAAGCCGTTGTTCAAAAGATGAAACGGGGGCGAGGTTATACAACGGGTTACAAACCATCCGTGTTAGCCAATAACAAGCGGGTGGTACTGGCTCAGGCTGTTGATCCCACCAATGAAACAACTGTCGTAAGTCCAATGCTTGATCAGTCAATGCAGATCACGGGCAAACCAGTAGATGAAATGCTTCTGGATGCTGGTTACTTCAATGATGAAGTCATTTCAACCAGTCTGGAACGCGACATCAGCCTGCTATGCCCTGAGGGTAAAGAGCCAGGCAAGCCCAAAGAATCCAAAAAGTTCCAGAAGGGACATTTTTATTATGATGAGACTAATGACGTTTATCGTTGCCCTGCAGGAAAAGAGCTGGTTCTCATCGGGCAGATAAAGGGAAGCATTCGCACAAAAGAGCAAAAGATATATGGCAATGGACCGTGTGAAGGTTGTCCTCTCAAAGATCAGTGTACGACCAATAAGAAAGGGCGCCGCATAAAACGCTATGCGATGGATGATGCCAAGGATGCACTGAGGCAGGTTATGCAGCACCCGAAAGCTAAAAAGTCTTTCAGCAAAAGAAAGGCGATGGTTGAGCCTGTCTTTGCCTATTTACGGGATATACAGGGGTTAAACCGTTTTCGTCGCAAGGGGTTGGAGAAAGTTAAACTGGAGTTTGGCTTACACCTGCTGGCCTATAACCTGAGCCGGGCTGTAAAAGCCAGTTTTCACGCTATTTTCAGGTACAACAGGATTCTCTGGCTGTACTTTGAGCGGTATCGGCCATTTGACAGAAAATGGGGCAGCTGGGAAAGAGATCCAGTGAAGCGTCATTCTTTGCAGAGAAAAGTGCTTCACTGGGTTTAAATTTTGGCTTTTAAGACACCCTCTCAAAGTAAGGGGGTTTTACGTTGGAAGCGATAAACATAATAAAACCAGAAAATTAGCCCGGAAAGAGCCCATTAATATCAGCCCCTGACAGTAAAATAGAGACTCAATATAGACAACACACTAACTACTCTCTTTGGTCTTTCTACCGGTATGCAAAAATCGTTTGCTACAACCTCTTTAAAAGGTTGTCTACCCCCAACTGCATCACGACGACCTGCAGCCATACTGCTCTAATCAGTGAGCTTACCGATCCCAGCAGGCTCAATGTCATGAAAAACGCCAATAACTTTTACATCAATGGTGAATGGGTCACGGCCAGTCAGCCCAATGCCATTAAGGTGATTAACCCCGCCACAGAAGAAGTCATTACCCGTATTGCCAAAGGCGATGCCAGCGATGTTGACCAGGCCGTCGCGGCTGCCCGCTCTGCCTTTGAACAATGGTCAGCAATGCCCAGTAGCGAACGAGCCGAACTGCTCGGCAAGCTGGCCAGAAAAATGGGCGAAAGACTCGAAGACATGGGCGCTCTGATTTCCTCGGAACAGGGTATGCCGGAACACCTTGCCAATAAGATTCAGGCAGGTGGCCCTACCATGGCGACGGGAATGTATGCAGAAATGTGCAACCTGATGGACAAGGTGGACATTAAAGGCAACACACACATTGTCAGAGAGCCTATTGGCGTCTGTGGTTTCATCACGCCATGGAACTATCCATTGCATCAGATTATTGGCAAGGTAGCTCCGGCTCTGGCAGCCGGTTGCACAATGGTACTCAAGCCCAGTGTTGAAACGCCATTAAACGCCATTCTGTTTACTGAAATTCTCGATGAAGTGGGCTTCCCTCCGGGCGTCTTCAATCTGGTGAATGGCTCCGGCTCGGTCGTTGGAGAAGCCATTTCAGCTCACCCTGATATTGATATGGTGTCGTTTACCGGATCCACCTGGGCGGGCACCCGGGTAGCAGAAGTGGCAGCCAAAACCGTAAAACGGGTCACTCTGGAACTGGGCGGCAAGTCTGCCTGCATCATTACTCCTGACGCTCCGTTAAAGCAGGCAGTAGAAAAAGGCGTCCAAAGCATCATGATTAACTGCGGACAGACCTGTACCGCCAAATCAAGAATGCTGGTGCATCATAGCCAGTATGAAGAAGCCGTTGAAATTGCCCGCCAAACCGCAGAGTCCATTAGCGTTGGAAACCCGACATCAACGGACTCCTACATGGGGCCGGTTGTCTCACAGAAGCAACTGGATGATATTCTGGGCTTCGTTCAAAAAGGGCTTGATGAAGGTGCCCGGCTGGTGACCGGCGGTAAAAAAGCGGAAGGCTTTGCTGCTGGCTATTACATTGAACCAACGGTTTTTGCCGATGTGGACAACCAGATGACCATTGCCCGTGAAGAAATTTTCGGTCCGGTGCTGTGCCTTATTCCTTATCAGGATATCGACGAAGCAGTGAGCATTGCCAACGACTCACCCTATGGACTGTCTGGTGAAGTATGGGCAGATTCAGACGACAATGCCAGAGCCATTGCCCTGCGTCTGCGAACCGGCATGGTACACGTGAACGGTGGCAGCTTTACTTATGAATCACCGTTTGGCGGTTACAAGACTTCGGGTAATGGTCGGGAGTGGGGAGAAGCCGGTCTGGAGGAGTTTGTCGAAATCAAATCGCTCTTTATGCCTGCTTCTTAGCAACTACTACTGAAACATCAGGGGTTTTAACCCCTGATGGTAATGCTTCTGTCACGTAGAGTTTTGCCGACCGGCGGATAGTGTTTCAACACCAGAACATTCACAACCTTCTTGACCATTTTGATCAACCTTGCGGGGTAAAAGCAGTAAATGCCCTGAGAAGGGTCTCTTTCCAGACACACACGGGTAACGGCTGGCACCTGCCAGTACATAAAGCGTTTTCTAACCAGATACATGGTATCCACCTTTATCAGGGATAACGTTGGGAACAAAGAGGAATGGCAAACGTTTTACCATCAGTGGCGCTTTAGTCCATGTATCGGTGAGAAAGTTCCCTAATTTGTATCATCGTACAAATTAATTGTTTTTCCGGCTATTGCGGATATGATCGTAAGCCCCCTGAATTTCCTGGGCTTTCTGCTTGGCGACTTCCATCATTTCTTCTGGCAGCCCCTTTGCCACCAGCTTGTCCGGATGATGCTGGCTCATCAGCTTACGGTAAGCGCGCTTCACATCCGCATCGGAGGCCGAGGGTTCAACCCCAAGAATTTCATAAGCCTGCTTGAGTTCGTCCCTGCCCGGATGACCCCAGCTTCCACCACCCGTCTGTTGTTGACCGGCATGATGATAATACGCCTGTTGAGCCTGAAAGCGTTTATGCAGCAACTCAAAACTCAGCTGACTGACACCCAGCTGGTCACAGATATGGCGAAAAACCGCACGTTCTGCCTGAGTCAGGCCACCGTCGGCATAAGCAGCCTGTAGCTGGATTTCCAGAAACATGGGAATCAATGTACTGGAGCCTGCCACACGGCGAAACTCGGCCAGCGCCTCGGAAATATCGGTAGAGGGGTGTTTGCCCTGATTGAACAGATCGATGGCCGCCCGACGCTGCTCCTCGGAGAGCCGCATTTCCCGCATGATGGCAGATGCCATCTGAATTTCATCTTCACTGACACGACCATCGGCTTTGGCAATGCGCCCCATCACTAGAAAAGAAGCCCGGAAGAAAGCCGATTGAGCCCGCTGGCGGTTGTATCCACGATGACCGGTATGTCGTCGATATGGATGTGGGTTAATGAAATTCTTGTGAATCCAATGGCCTATAAATGCACCCAGAAGGGCACCAAAAGGCCCACCCGAAATGAACCCGATAAAAGCGCCAATTACTATTCCTGTTGATGTCATTTAACTTACTATTACTGTTCATTGTGCCAGTACTGCCAAGTACTGTTCTAATTCATTGAGTCGCTCAATCGTACCTACATCGGTCCAGAGTCCCCGAAAGTGTTCTCCGGTGACGTTCCGGCTCACCATGGCCTGCCTGAGAACCGGTGCCAGTGACTGCACACCCGCATCCGTGTTGGCAAACAGATCCGGTGTCAGCACACTGATGCCACTGTAGGTGAGCAATGACTCGCCCTGCTCCTGAACCTGCCCCTGCTGCAGGGCAAAATCGCCCTTTTCTTTGAACGCAGGGTTATCAACCATAATCAGATGCGCCTGTCCGTCTATGTGATCGGGCACTTGGTTGAAGGGGTAGTCGGTAAATACATCACCATTGACCACCAGAAAGGGCTGATTATCCTCACAGTTGCCCTCATTAAGCAATGGCAAAGCCTGAATAATACCACCAGCGGTTTCCAGAGGTTCAGGTTCTTCGGAATAAACGATGTTCAGCCCCCAGTGCGAACCATTGCCCAGAGCTTTAACAATCTGGTCACCATGCCAGGAATGATTGATGACAACGTCTTTAAAGCCTGCCGCAGCCAGTTGCTCAAGGTGATGGATAATAAGGGGTTTGCCTGCAACTTCAATCAACGGTTTGGGTTTGTGCAGTGTCAGGGGACGCAGACGCTTCCCCAAACCCGCAGCGAGGATCATGACTTTCATGAATTAACAGATTGATCCTTTTTAGTAGAGCTGCTTTTTGTAGAGCGGTTTTCTGCCGACGAATGTTCTGAAGCAGATGCTTCTACAACCGGCATATCTCTCATCTGGCTGGAAGTCTGCGCCGTGATGTCCACAATTTTCTGGCTCAACAGCAGAGCGACACGCTTATTCAACCATTGTCCGTGTTGCTCGAAAGCAGGATAACGCTGACACACTTCCAGCACATAACGGAAGGTGGCGGGAATCGCAGACAGGTATTGCGGCTTGTTATCACGCAGCCAGAGCCGGGTAAATATACCCAGACACTTGAGGTGACGCTGTAAACCCAGCCAGTCAAACCAGCGCTGGCAGGTTGTCCAGTCAGTGTCTTTCAATAATTCGTGCTGACTGACAAAGGATTTCAGCCAGCCTTCAACCTGCCAGGGTGTCCAAGTCACGTAACAGTCTTTCAACAGAGACACTGCGTCGTATAAAACCGGCCCGTGCAATGCGCCCTGAAAATCAATAACGCCAATCTGACCATCAGGCAGGTGCATCAGGTTACGGGAGTGATAGTCGCGGTGAATAAAAACAGAGGGTTGTTCCAACGCACTGGCAATGAGCATCTGATCCAGACCGCGGAAAAGTTTCTCTTCCTCTTCAGTCAGCTCAATCCCCATCAGCTGTTGCAAAAACCAGTCTTTAAAAAGATCCAGTTCGGTTTGCAGCAGTGCTACGTCGTATTCTGGCAGCGTTTCCGGCGAAGTCGCCTGAATGTTTTTCAATAAACTGAAGGCATCGGCATACACACCATCAACGGTTTGCTGATCCAGCAGGTTCAGCAACAGAGTGTCACCAAAATCTTCAATGAGCATAAAACCCAGATCGTAGTTCACGGCTTTGATTTCTGGCACCCGGATACCCGCATCAGACAACACTCCGGCAATGCTGACAAAGGCAGCCGAGTCTTCCTGCTCCGGTGGTGCATCGACAGCCAGCAGAGAACCCTGCGGACTCTGAAGCCGATAGTAACTGCGAAAACCTGCGTCCCCACCCACAGGTAACAGCTGCACTGCATCCGTTAAATGTTCTTCAGCAGGTACCAGCTGCTGCTGGACCCATTGTGCCAATTGTTCCAAACGCTGAGCGGGTTTAGACGACTGGCGAATCTGATCAGACGGAGTCATATCGAACAAAGAATTTCCTTGAAAGTTTCCCTGTGTCAGGCAGCATAGATCATCGGCTGAAAAAACCACGCCTTCAGCCCGTAAAATTTTTTAAAGTTATTGCACTGTCGGTCAGAGTAACACAGACTAATGTGAGTTATCACCGGAATAAATCTGATAAAAGCAAGAATAATCGACAACAATCATACAGTTAATCCGTTACAATGGCCGGTTAACGCAAACGGAAACCAACCAAGTCGTGTTTTACCGTGGACATTTTCTGTCATACAAGCACCTGCAATGACGAAAAGTGAACGCATGGCTGTTGAACGTTTAAAAACACACTGCCGGGACTGCAAAGCTCATGGAGATGCATCACTTACCTTTCAAACTTCGGGCAATAACTCTGGCAGTGGCCAGCGCAATCATTGCCGGTCAGCCAGTCAGCAAAGCCAGAGCCGAGAACACCCTTTCCGCCGACAGCGAATGGAGCTGCGAAGTCGCCAGCGACGGCAGCGGCTGGCACTGTTCTGTTGTGCCGCTGAAACAGGGAGCCATGAAACGCGCCCCCCGGCCGGTCATCACTGAAAGAGCAACACCTGCCAGCAGCACTGCCACTCAGAGCAAAGCCGCTGAAACGACAGTCGCCGTCAGTCAGCCTGAGAATGTGCGCACACAGCTGGACTGGGTACATCAGTCGCAATTATCCGATACCCAGCGTCAGACACTGAAGCAGGATGAACCCTGGTGTTCGGGCACCTACGTGGAACCACCGCGCCCCGGAAAATTCTTCAAAGGCGACCCGAACTCTGCCCCGATTATTGCCGACGCCGACGCATCCACTTATCAAAACTCTATCGCCACCCTCACCGGAGCCGTAGTGATCCGTCAGGGCAATCGCCAGCTCGAAAGTGATGAAGCGCACCTCGATAATGAAAAGAACTTTGGTGAATTCAAAGGCAACATCGTTTTCCGAGAGCCCGGCACGCTGATTGTCGGTGATACGGCTCAGTCGCAGTTGGACACAGGCCGGACTGAAATCGACAACGCACAATACGTGATGCATGAATCCCACGCCCGTGGCAGTGCCACTGCAGTGTTGCGGAATGAAGATGCCACCATGGAGCTGGATGACGCCACCTACACCACCTGCCCACCCGGCAATGAAGGCTGGCAGCTGTCTGGCGACAGTGTGACGCTAGACCCATCGACTGGCTATGGTACTGCCCGCAATGCGGTGGTCAGAGTCCAGAACCTGCCGGTTTTTTACAGCCCTTATCTCTACTTTCCAATAGACGACCGTCGTCATTCGGGTTTCCTGTATCCCACCGTTATGGGATTTGACGACGAGGGCGGTGTCGAGTTTGACCTGCCGTATTACTGGAACATTGCCCCGAATTACGACGCTACATTTACACCACGGGTGATGACCAAACGGGGTTTCCTGCTGGAAAACGAATTCCGCTACCTGACCGAAAAGGACGAAGGTGAACTCGGTGTCGCCGGACTGATCGGCGGCGATCAGCTGGAAGACGACAACGAGTACTACAAAAAAGATCGCTGGTTTGTAAACGCCCGCCATCGCCGGCAGTTTAATAGTAACTGGATGGCTGAACTGGACTATGCCGATGCCAGTGACAAAAACTATCTGGACGATTTCAGCTCCAGCCTGAACTATTCCAGTTCCGGCCCCCTGAACCAACGCATAATGACTCGCTACGATGGTGGTAATGACTACACCAACTGGCAGGCAAAGCTCGACGTTCACAAGCTTAAGAATATGGATCGTACCGCTGACGATCCATACAACAAGCTGCCACAAATCGAGCTGAGCGGTAACTGGCAGGCCACTGACCGGATTCAGGTGAATTACCTGGCAGACTACACCTACTTTGACCGGGCTGATGACTGGAACTATGCCTTCGAAAAGCCCCATTCCGGCTTCCCGAATAACACAAAAATATTAGAAAGCGTTTACAACGAAGGCTACGGCATCAAGCGCGCTGTCGGTAGCCGTGCTTACTTTGAAACCGGTATGAGTTACCCCATTCACAGAACATGGGGTTTCCTGACGCCGGAAGTCAAAGTTCGCAGCGTGAATTACAGTCTTTCAAACCTCAAGGAAAACGAGGTAATGAATGACCTTCGTAACTCATACGTAGGACAAACTTTCAAAGACAGCGATTTCACCAAAAGCCCGTCAACCACTGTTCCGGCATTCAGCGTGGACAGCGGCTTGTACTTTGATCGTTTCACGAATCTTTTCAACACCAACTATACCCATACGCTTGAGCCTCGTATGAAGTACCTGTATGCGCCGCATGTAGAAGGTCAGGAGTTCAATCCGATTTTCGACACCGCCAATATGGGTTTCAGCTACAACTCGCTCTGGCAGGACAACCGGTTCAGCGGTTATGACCGGCTGGCGGATGCTAATCAGGTATCACTGGGCATAACCACCCGCTTTATTCAGGATGACGGTTTTGAACGAATGCGGTTTGGTGTGGGTCAGATTTTCTATTTCGATGACCGCGAAGTCTACATTGCCAATAATCTCGGTCAGCCAGGCAGCATTCCGGAGAATGAAAAAGACCGGCCGGACGAAGATTTAGTCGCAAAAGATGCCCGCTTAAGGCAGGAACTGCGGGATTCAACCTCTCCCATCGCCTCAGAGTTCGTCTACAATTTCACCCGCACCATGAGCCTGCGACAGGACTTTGTATGGAACGGCAATGAAAATCGTATCGACAACTACGCGCTGACCTACCGGTATCGTCCGGATCATCGCAAGACCTTGAATCTGGGTTTCCGTTTTGCTGATCAGGTCGATCGGTTCG
Above is a window of Endozoicomonas montiporae CL-33 DNA encoding:
- a CDS encoding MATE family efflux transporter; this encodes MHSNSFSFPRFLNESRALLRLSLPIIITQLATNAMGFVDTSMAGQASARDLAAIAVGTSLWLPASLLLRGILMMLTPVIAHHRGADNQTGISVDFGQALWIALLSAMVLIAYLTQSENILTFMNVDPDVVPIGVGYLHALAMGVPGIALFYTINSFLEGMGDTRAPMVMSLLGLLINIPVNYLLIYGKLGLPELGAVGCGWATGIVYWLMSLMMIFYINTRHRYKIFMRPKRMLPDFRRMSELFRLGLPIGINVFVTGSIFAVIALLIGKLGASNIASAQIALNFSSMTYMIPMSLSFGITIRVGHALGQTKMAEARLRSITGILLAGIIAMISSSALLLFPEQIISLYTRDPEIAQMAAALLVFTAIYQFSDAIQAAANGALRGYKDTRTPMLLACVAYWGIALPLGYTTAMTDLVVPALGVRGFWVGIVTGLTLSAGFMLIRLIWKMRTVESQSSIT
- a CDS encoding aldehyde dehydrogenase family protein produces the protein MKNANNFYINGEWVTASQPNAIKVINPATEEVITRIAKGDASDVDQAVAAARSAFEQWSAMPSSERAELLGKLARKMGERLEDMGALISSEQGMPEHLANKIQAGGPTMATGMYAEMCNLMDKVDIKGNTHIVREPIGVCGFITPWNYPLHQIIGKVAPALAAGCTMVLKPSVETPLNAILFTEILDEVGFPPGVFNLVNGSGSVVGEAISAHPDIDMVSFTGSTWAGTRVAEVAAKTVKRVTLELGGKSACIITPDAPLKQAVEKGVQSIMINCGQTCTAKSRMLVHHSQYEEAVEIARQTAESISVGNPTSTDSYMGPVVSQKQLDDILGFVQKGLDEGARLVTGGKKAEGFAAGYYIEPTVFADVDNQMTIAREEIFGPVLCLIPYQDIDEAVSIANDSPYGLSGEVWADSDDNARAIALRLRTGMVHVNGGSFTYESPFGGYKTSGNGREWGEAGLEEFVEIKSLFMPAS
- a CDS encoding IS1182 family transposase — encoded protein: MTTRPQIKINTAPQLDIFSGAASSPDHKKHDKPKGSGNKTDKRRFVAPNPNAITLGNSNLKEHLELTGQKTPFTVASLLDEQDWSDFEQRYASEGRPPYSPRNMMGLILYGIMQGITSLRTLERLARVDLGCMWVTGGIFPDHAIIGRFINMHSKSMGGAFFESLTRAVLKKTNSDGSCLAGDGTVIEAACSSYNLMKQEAAQQAHETAQKQADNHPDCPENKKKLEMASSTLEAVIERNEKRKKNGKSGSAVVSPTEPEAVVQKMKRGRGYTTGYKPSVLANNKRVVLAQAVDPTNETTVVSPMLDQSMQITGKPVDEMLLDAGYFNDEVISTSLERDISLLCPEGKEPGKPKESKKFQKGHFYYDETNDVYRCPAGKELVLIGQIKGSIRTKEQKIYGNGPCEGCPLKDQCTTNKKGRRIKRYAMDDAKDALRQVMQHPKAKKSFSKRKAMVEPVFAYLRDIQGLNRFRRKGLEKVKLEFGLHLLAYNLSRAVKASFHAIFRYNRILWLYFERYRPFDRKWGSWERDPVKRHSLQRKVLHWV
- the djlA gene encoding co-chaperone DjlA; this translates as MTSTGIVIGAFIGFISGGPFGALLGAFIGHWIHKNFINPHPYRRHTGHRGYNRQRAQSAFFRASFLVMGRIAKADGRVSEDEIQMASAIMREMRLSEEQRRAAIDLFNQGKHPSTDISEALAEFRRVAGSSTLIPMFLEIQLQAAYADGGLTQAERAVFRHICDQLGVSQLSFELLHKRFQAQQAYYHHAGQQQTGGGSWGHPGRDELKQAYEILGVEPSASDADVKRAYRKLMSQHHPDKLVAKGLPEEMMEVAKQKAQEIQGAYDHIRNSRKNN
- a CDS encoding SDR family oxidoreductase is translated as MNLNIKNKVFMVAGASSGLGLGIAHQLAAEGAKVSIASRTPDKIAQAASAISSETSTEIRGYVFDARKQESIHHWVQSTLNDFGHIDGVVINAGGPTPGSFDELDDKAWQNAFDLTLMSAVRLIRETLPALKVNGGSILTLTSSTIKEPVDYLTLSTVMRSGVAGLAKSLADQLAEDNIRINNLIPCSIQTDRMDALNQYIAGRSGTSRDQVRARIETDIPMGRYGSTEEFAKAATFLLSDAASYITGSSLAVDGGRMKSL